One region of Zingiber officinale cultivar Zhangliang chromosome 7B, Zo_v1.1, whole genome shotgun sequence genomic DNA includes:
- the LOC122004266 gene encoding uncharacterized protein LOC122004266, with protein MAVQRWEDDVEVFECGSSFNENKGNVVAYGTIVSDGGPNVMLHNAPLGEGNLKVSVDVVLQEEAKLPIPLKSGPTVMVDAVGTVVGWPKELVTFSTTKKKEKPKPLFAILEVPDEKNKFKKVESALPMPCKFLYSYVVRLMTEEETIPIEFDEAMFGRNVSTSLLREDVMRCMEMREIGSRQILVYMGYIYKYLKETNRAEYVSFVDPNKIPAAQDGSTSSQHIANQLKASNGDRICLIPYNTGYHWILTVINEDKDTIYLLDSMGNRNRDDTWKTTVCNGVRTYLCMRGNPKRSTFKQLTGNLKQQGCVECGYCVMRYMKEIVECEDLQLERKFAGYVKNQYYTRHNMMK; from the exons ATGGCAGTTCAAAGATGGGAAGATGATGTGGAAGTTTTTGAATGCGGCAGTTCATTCAATGAG AATAAGGGGAATGTGGTGGCATATGGCACGATAGTATCCGACGGAGGCCCAAATGTTATGCTGCACAATGCTCCACTTGGGGAAGGCAACTTAAAGGTGTCTGTTGATGTTGTTTTACAGGAGGAAGCGAAGCTTCCAATTCCACTTAAGTCGGGACCAACAGTAATGGTAGATGCTGTTGGAACTGTGGTTGGCTGGCCAAAAGAGTTGGTGACATTTTCGACGACAAAG AAAAAGGAGAAACCTAAACCACTATTTGCTATTTTGGAGGTTCCTGatgagaaaaataaattcaagaaaGTTGAAAGTGCTCTACCAATGCCATGCAAGTTTTTGTATTCTTATGTTGTTAGACTGATGACTGAGGAGGAGACCATTCCTATCGAATTTGATGAAGCCATGTTTGGACGTAATGTGAGTACATCATTGTTGAGAGAGGATGTCATGCGTTGTATGGAAATGAGAGAGATAGGGTCCAGGCAaattttggtttacatggg TTACATATACAAGTACTTGAAGGAAACAAACAGGGCTGAGTATGTATCGTTTGTGGATCCCAACAAAATACCAGCCGCTCAAGATGGCAGTACCTCTTCACAACACATTGCTAATCAGTTGAAAGCATCAAACGGAGACAGAATATGCCTTATCCCATACAACACTGG GTACCACTGGATCTTGACCGTTATAAACGAGGACAAAGATACAATTTATTTGTTGGACTCAATGGGTAATAGGAACCGAGATGACACTTGGAAAACTACAGTGTGCAA TGGAGTGAGGACGTACCTTTGTATGAGGGGTAATCCAAAACGATCAACTTTCAAACAGTTGACG GGTAATCTAAAACAACAAGGttgtgttgaatgtggatattgtgtcatgcggtacatgaaagagattgTTGAATGTGAGGATCTACAGTTGGAGAGGAAG TTTGCAGGTTATGTGAAGAACCAGTACTATACGAGACACAATATGATGAAGTGA